The Argentina anserina chromosome 5, drPotAnse1.1, whole genome shotgun sequence genome includes the window GACCGCAGCATCCAGATGTCGGAACCTGAACAAAACGCTCACCTTGGCTGCTTTTAAGGAAGGACTACGGTCAGAGAACTTCTTGTTCCACATCAATGTGGACCCTCGAATGCGCGGCGCCACATATGATGACATCATGACTGAAGCAGTACGATACGCTCAGACAGAATACGTCACATACGGAGAGAAGCGGACCCCAGTACCATCCGACAAAACCACTGCGCCGCAGACATATGTACACACAATCCCCCTCCAACGTGAGCTCTTCCCTAACATAGAAGACCATGgcaaaggccggaaaagagagTGGCATCAAGCAAATCACCGTGATGCGCGCAACAACGATCGGCACAGAGGCCGGGACAAGAACATGAGACTTGGCCATGAACGTCGTGACAACAGAGACCCTCGCCAAGTTAACGCGATGGGACGCCGTAGTGACCACACACCGCCTAGGGAAGAGACCCTGGAAGACTTTTTCCATGCACATCAGGGCACGCTGAGGAAACCTGCAAGACCACTACGCCCCCAAACCGAAGCAGAAACTGGTAAGTGGTGTAGATTTCACGAAAATGGAAGCCATAACACGAATGATTGCCGCACCCTCTGCATACTAAGAGCCAATGGCGACACGGGGGTTCGCCCGGCGCAGCAAAGGGTACAGCAGCATGTGGTCGCCGCAGTCGAGAACCTGCGCCGCATTAACGTCATAGAGGGAGGAGCCCCGAAGACAAACATGTCCAACCGAGCAAAAAAGCGCTTTGACCACAGCACTCACCCAAGGCAGGTGTACGCCATCACAGGAGGAAACGCTAAGCGACAGAAGGAAGGATGGAAGCCGATCACCTTCACTGAGGATGAGGAAATTGGCATCTCCTTACCCAATGACGACGCTTTCCTCATAGACGCAGTCTTGGGCGGACAATGGGATGTAGGGAAAATGATGATCGACACGGGATCCACAGTCAACGTTTTATTCAAGGGGTGCTACGAAAAAATGGAGCGTAGTGGCAAGAAGTTGGTACAAGACCACGAACCACTAATCAGCTTCTCTGGCGACATAACCCAACCTCTAGGCTCAGATTATATGACAGTACGCATTGGGACCACACCATGCACAGTTTGCGTTGAAGCCGAGTTCATCATAGTCGATGCCTACAGCTCATACAACGGGATCATCGGCCGACCTACACTTAACCGGATACGAACTTTTATCGCCGGACACATGATGCACATAAAATTCCCAACTCCGCACGGAACAGGACAAGTCCGGGGTTCACAATCCATAGCAAAAGATTGTCAAGCACGCGCGATTCGACAGACGCGCAACCGACACGAAATCCTGGCAGTACATGCCACAGTAAACTTGACCGACAAGGTCGTCGACGCACGAGATGGCGAAacgtcgaagggaaaaagcaAGCATAAGGCTACATCATACGAGGCCAAAACTCCGGCAAACCCTGAATCCTCATTAAAAAGCATTACGCCATTCCCAAACCATCCGGAGCGCAAGATCAAAGTCGGCGTAACTCTCAGTCCCACTGTTGAGAGGGATTTAACAAGTTTCTTGGGCGACAACATGGAAGTCTTTGCATAGTCCTATGAGGACATGCCCGGAATCTCGCCCgacatcatcatgcatgaattgcacatc containing:
- the LOC126795571 gene encoding uncharacterized protein LOC126795571 gives rise to the protein MGTTNPSPSTPAGGHIEDVTDLSLNHPLPSANDPFILTPTPGTVVSTNATTDPAPAARMESMARDLADCQQREALEREKATALQSELDRMRTQLERAERSHLHGESNREGSAQTRGREQVRLSISLTPSELAKKRPPSPRRIHNCEEGSTSVTSRSRPPTTAHNSESAMLALILQRLTAIEQRDANPRCQPVFAARPGPFTTRIMNTVRPSQSKSPKITPYTGEGDPFRHIDNFKKVTASREFDDATLCHLFSETLDGDAMNWLFEQPANSMDSFAQLTTAFLNRFILMAGAAHTTDGLFQVKQENSETLGTFVMRWQTAASRCRNLNKTLTLAAFKEGLRSENFLFHINVDPRMRGATYDDIMTEAVRYAQTEYVTYGEKRTPVPSDKTTAPQTYVHTIPLQRELFPNIEDHGKGRKREWHQANHRDARNNDRHRGRDKNMRLGHERRDNRDPRQVNAMGRRSDHTPPREETLEDFFHAHQGTLRKPARPLRPQTEAETGKWCRFHENGSHNTNDCRTLCILRANGDTGVRPAQQRVQQHVVAAVENLRRINVIEGGAPKTNMSNRAKKRFDHSTHPRQVYAITGGNAKRQKEGWKPITFTEDEEIGISLPNDDAFLIDAVLGGQWDVGKMMIDTGSTVNVLFKGCYEKMERSGKKLVQDHEPLISFSGDITQPLGSDYMTVRIGTTPCTVCVEAEFIIVDAYSSYNGIIGRPTLNRIRTFIAGHMMHIKFPTPHGTGQVRGSQSIAKDCQARAIRQTRNRHEILAVHATVNLTDKVVDARDGETSKGKSKHKATSYEAKTPANPESSLKSITPFPNHPERKIKVGVTLSPTVERDLTSFLGDNMEVFA